From the genome of Neomonachus schauinslandi chromosome 1, ASM220157v2, whole genome shotgun sequence:
TTTTACAGTGTGATACATTGCCCATGTGATTATGATTTGACATGCAAGTATGTGACATATAagttataaatgaaaatgaatctgGTATGTCATGGAAAGAGACCTAGTCACTACTCCCCAGTTCTGTAAGGTGAGCAACTAAAACTTTTCTTCCAGGAATATCTGTATTAAGAACAGAGAGAGAGTTTTGAAAATTACCTAAATTTAAATTGAGCTAATTTTCCCTTTATGTTGAAGGAATATTTAcaccaaataattttaagaaaatgatcttGATTTTCTTGctctgaatttaataaaaatgtttatttacatttgtatatCACTGGCAGAGAAGCTCAGATTTACGTAACAGTTTGCATCCACTAGTTTTTTGGGTAACATGAAATCAGTATGGCCAAATACTAACTCGCTTCACTTCTTGATATTGGTAACACGCAGTGTTCCTGAACAGGTATAAAAAATTTTCttggaattattttgtttttaataccatAGTCCCAAAAGACACATTCTGAAAAGGTATGAAAGTtggggccggggaggggagcCTCAGTTCAGTTCAATCTTTGTATGTCCTTTCCCTTTGTAAAATTATGATTCCTACTGTAGTTGTCAGTTTTAATTAGTTTTAACATGGCaacattaacaaattattattgATATAGGCTTTTCAATTTGCTCAAGATTATGAATTGTAAGTGGAATGAAGCAGCATTTCCAGTTGACGAATGGATCCACAGGTAATGTGATGTCTCTTAAATTAAGCTTGTGACAATTAAACCAATAAACTGTAGCAATGAGAAAACTATTGACGAAGTACAACCACGGGATGttcatctcaataaatgctggAATCTGTACTTTAAGTAAAAGGATAATTACTTGAAGTAGTACAAATGGTAACCAGGTACCAAGAAAACAGATAATGAACTTGGGCAAGAGTGTTTTTTTAGAGCTCAGAGTATAACTACAATGggatgaaaagggaaaatacagGATAGTCTCATTCATATAGGAAGTCATCCTAACAGCCTGTACCAAGGCAGTAACTTCTGACCAAGAGGTTAGAAAAGCCATAAATAAAATCACCACCATGGAAAATGACAGCCAGTAACTCTGAATGCTAATGTAGAAAGGACACTGGTAAGAATAAACATTCTGTGCCTTCAGGCTTTGGTAGATAGCTGGATCTCCCAAAACGTAAGCAAGGactgaaatccaaattaaaattactataaagaaataaaataatttttgacacTTAAATGCTAGCTTTGTGGTTTTGGAGAAATTCAGGTAATAATCTATACAAGCTATCAGGAAAACTGGATAATGCAGAAAACCataagtgaaagaaataatttgagtAAATAGGCAGATGTGGTATTTAGTAAACCTAATGCCTAAAAGTACAAAATCCCTGAAATAGGATATAATGGAAATGTTTACTAAAAGTAAAAGATCGATGAACGCTAGTGAAATGCAGAAATATTCCATAAAATTTTGATAggtgatttttcttctcattcctaATGTGAGGATATTCAGTAATATTTTCCCAAGTATAATCAAGAATAGCAGACAGTTACCATCTAGAGGCTGATTTGCTTGATGTAACTGGTACTGAAAAGAGCAGTTCTCTGAAGAAAGAGCAGTCATGGTTTTAGCTGAATTGCAGAAGGTCTGCCGAAGTACATAGGATAAAACACTGCTTCACTTTCGCTTCCATCCCTGTCAGGAAAAACGAAAAGAAAACCTCATGGTATGTCTAATGTAAAGCTTtattctcgggtgcctgggtggctcagtcggttaaaggtctgccttcggctcaggtatgatctcagggtcctgggatcgagccccgcatcgggctctctgctcagcggggagcctgcttctccctcttcccctccccttgcttgggcTCCCCCCCcatgtcaaataagtaaaatctttaaaaaaacaaaacaaaaaaaactttattctCAAAGAACTAATTTAACCCACTCATTTCCCAAATAATTACAGTTGATTCTTGAACAAGGAAGGGGTGCTGATCCCCTGTACAGTCAAAAATCGgtatataacttttgattcccccagaacttcactactaatagcctactcttgaccagaagccttactgataagtcagttaacacatattttgtatatgtgttacattactgtattcttacagtaaagtaagctagagaaaagaaaatattaggaaaaccataaggaaaatacatatatagcaCTGTCCCATATTggaaaaatctgcatataagtggacctttgcacttcaaacctgtgttgttcaagggtccactataaatatataaataggaatTTGTATTTCTCGTAATACAGAATATGATCAGAAAGAATGTGTATACTTTGGTCATTTTTTGAGACCCAGATGGTCCAGAACTCTCAGTTCTATAAgcaaaattttacatataagttACTACAACTTCTGTAAAAGTACAGGTTTTAATAAGTTGTAGAGATAGAAAAGTACTTTTATCTACCAGAACCAAAACACAGGATTAAAATAGCAGCCTGAGAGGAATAACAGTAACAATCACTGATGGCTGTTAACCCAGTTTGACTCTGACTCCAGACCATGAACATTATTatccacccagctttctttttgtcaGTGAAATGTAGGATAGCGTTTTGCCGCAGGATCATCATTCTGAAACTCGAAGATACAAAGCAGATGGTAAAGCTGAAAATACTGGGGACAtaggtaaaggaaagaaaatcagataTGGCACCTGGACAGATGACGGAATCCGAGGAAGGAACAGGGGTTGAGTATCGATACCAGAGAACATTAAGAACTGCTAGGTAAAGGCCAAGGAACAGGAGTTGAGGCTTGAGGGACTAAGGCATTTGGAGGcaggaaaaagaagatgaaaaagatcaaaggggaagaaatcagaaaaaggatggaaggaaggtgcctgactggctcagttggtagagcttgcGACTCTGATTTCAGGGTATGAGTCTGGGTCCCACATtggaggtagagattacttaaaaaaaaataaaataaaaacaaaggatggaaggaagttcaagaaaaatttatcattaaaaaaaaatcacagggttGACCAAAAGTTGTTTCTGTAAGGCTGTTCCACCAGTGttcataaataatgaaatagtaaCAAACCCACTCACAAATGTCAACAATTGGAGATGGGTTAAAAATGATACATGGTATATCCTTATGATATACTGTTAGGCAGCTATTAAAACTGCTTCTCCAGATAGGAGGAAGACTTAGTTTTCACTCTTCCTCTTTTGTACTTGTTAAATGTTAAGCCTAATGAATTTgttacatgttaaaaaatataaatttcgggcacctgggtggctcagttggttaagcgactgccttcggctcaggtcatgatcctggagtccctggatcgagtcccgcatcgggctccctgctcggcagggagtctgcttctccctctgaccctcctccctctcatgctctctgtatctcattctctctgtctcaaataaataaataaaatctttaaaaaaaaaaaaatatataaatttctacAGTATGTTTAGTTAAGTGAATTGCAGGTTACAAAATTATGCAGCAACATCTAATTATTAAGACATTATGCATGTACAGAAAAAGACTAAAAGGGTACTCATCGAGTTATAGGTTTCTCTGAATTTCTCAAACTTAAAGGTAAAAAGTAAGGGAATATCAagtctgaaaagtaaaaaaaccTGTATTTGCCTAAAACCAGATAAATGATGATTAAATAATTTCAAGGGAGTAGTTGAGGATATTGTCTGAGggtaaagaaaaaagatcagGGTGAGGGAAGGCTATCCGTTCTCTTTACAGACTGAACCCTATCTTGACAGTCTTTCCATCCATGTTGAGAAGAGAGTTCAACTGATTTCTTGAGCTTCCATGTTCATCTTTTCATTGTCCAACTTTATCAAGAATCCTGCTGAGTGAGGTTAGCCAGACTCTGTCATTCTCAGGATCTGACCTCTTTCAATATCTGATTGGGTTCCTTATCCCACACCATCTTCCAATGATGACCTATCACCCTGTCCTGCCTTTAGCAAGTATCCCTTATTATCCCTGATGTTTCCTCAGTCATATTCCACCCACTAACCTCCACcttgctccttggctataaattcctACTATTCCTTGTTGTATTCAGAGTTGAGCCCAATCTTTCTACCCAACTGCAAAATCCCATTGTAGTGGTCCCTACACCTAGCACAAAGGTCCTGGATAAAAGTCTGCCTTACTGTTCTTTAACAAGGGTCAtgaatgattttttctttaacacactGTCATGGCTATAAATCTACCATTTCATAAGCTGACTTACTAAGGtacacaaattatatatatatacacatacacacatgtatataaaaaaagtaaagacagttataaaaaatcagttaatacctattttcatAACTATAAAAGAACCAATGAAACAAGTTCTTTTGTATGctcaatttttttccaaattatatatatactttaactTGACCCTTTACCAAAAAGCTCCATTCAGATTTGATGTACAAAGGCATAGACTCATGGCTACCACCTTGACAAATGCCACTGGCTTTATAAGTGGTGGTGTTTGGATAAGGAAGCCCAGATGGGATGAAGAATATATGACGTCCTCCTTtgtgccaagaaaaaaaaacaggctgtTTTAAATAGTCAACGTTGTTTAGAAGGGGTGTGAAGAAGGTAAATAGAGGAGGTTCGTATTTATAAAGACCCATCTAAAAAAATACAggataaaataaacagaattatcTGTATAAAATGATTTTATCCTTTATAACTCTCATCCGAAATTAAATAAAGCTAAGGAATCCATGTTTAAGTGGTCAGCATCCAAGGGGTATTTCCGGAGTGTCCATTTCCTCACTGGCTCTGAGAGAGGGGCCAACTGGAAGGACAGAAAAGCAGGCTAGTTGGAAGAAGAAAGTAACTGAGGAGAAGGATGATCAGCGATAACCACCCAAGGCACCAGCCATGAACCTCGTTAGAAGAGGAGTGGAAGAATAAAGACAAGTTTGCAATGGAATGTGTAAGAGAATCAGAAAGCTGTAAGAAACGAGAGATGAGGGGGAAAAGGCCCTGGGAAGATACGCAACTCGAGAcaataaaaagcaatcaaaagGAAGGATATCAGAACACGAGGTTCTAGTCGTTTTACACTGGTTCCTGAATATCGTGATCCTGGAAACCAGTCAAAACTTTCTCATGATACCAATTTTATGCCACACTTCCCCATAAACTCCTGAAAGTATTCAAAATTccagtattttgttctttaaacaacctcccaagacaaaaaaaaatcctttgataGGCTACCTGTACTGAATTTTCCCTTGAAGAATGTTCACCATAACTGCAGGAATCCAGAGATTTTTAGAAGATACAGCTCTTttcccaaatgattttttaaactatgaatcAACTCCTATGTTTCACATACAATGTGAATAGTTAATGTGGAAGTCCTTTTAAGGCATCTTTGGGCTTGCTCTGCGATCTGGTCAGTTTAGAAGAATTAGCAGGAAACAAACCATGATTTCTGGATCAGTTTCTGGGTTCTTATTTaaagcccaggggcgcctgggtggttcagtcggttaagcgtctaactcttgatttccgctcagggcatgatctcaggtttCTGGGATCCAGCGAGCCCTGTGGcccctgttgggctccaagctccactctgcttgtccctctccctctgcccctccccctgcttgagctctctcaaataaacaacaaaaaaccccaattaAAAACACAACGACACTTAACATACTTACTTTGCTTTCTCCAGTAGGTCTTTCTTGGCTGATAATCTCAGTTTTACTGCCTTCAGTAATCTCACTTTTGGTACCTGGCATTCCAAAATGCCATGCAACTAAGCTCTGTGTGAAAGATAGCAAACATAAATAACCATCATTAATAGCAGTCGTAGTGGGACTTCAGTGTATCTAACTGGCTCCGACTCTCTGCTTAGAAAAACTAACTTTCTGTGGGATTAGAGCCAGTAATTAActgcttatattctttttttccagggAAAGGAAGACAGGGGATACATTTAGGTTGAAGCCCCCAAAGACCCTGAGATATGGGTACATATCACATGGCATCTATTTAAAGAAGTCTTGCTTGCCTTGCAGTTTTTGCCCTTAGCCTTCAGAGTCTAaaccagtagttctcaaactatTTGGTTTCAGGACCTTTTGACACTTGTTGCATGTAACATaagtaacattttaatgaaaaattatattttcccaaaaggaaaaatttagtGAGCAGAGTGGCAttttttcacatgtcacaaactGCTTTGGTGTTCAGCTCAATAGCAGGCAGCtgaatttctcatctgtaatcAGTTGTAATATCACACATCATGTAGCTTTTGCAAAGTCATGTGTTACATGATGAGAGtttgagaataaaaatacataatattataatCAAAGAGTTGTGTTATGCAGTCTCAGAGAAGTCTGACAGAACCATTTTCATCAAACAGCAGTATATAAAGAGGAGCAGGGTTAACATTCTGGTCTACTCTTGTACAGAAAATGGAATTAGCACTGTAGCTAGATTTGCTGATGCCAATGAATGGAGAAAACCTATAGTAGAAATACCATACTGAGCCTTGTTCAGGGGTTTACATACCGTTTACCTAATAACCCTTACAACAATCACAAAAAGGTAGATATTCTTCCCCATGAGGAAGCAGATGCAGGGGTAAATAAGCCCATTTCCTGAGGGTGGATGACTGATAAATGCAGGAGCTGAAATTCAAGCTCAGGTCTGAATTCAAAGCTCATATTCTTCAGTAACATTATGGCTCAACTCACAACTGGAAATGTAGAAAGGGATCAACTTAAGTATGTAAAAAAGTTCTGAAAAGGTAACATCCAAATAAAAGTGACTATGTGATTACTGATACCCAAAGGACCTAACTAATCTATGTGGATAATGTAATTTTATTCCTTCAAAAGGTAACTGTAAAGAAACTTCAAAATATGGTCCTTGCTTGATGATAGGTCAAagttcagttaaaaaataaaatgtcattcaactctgacaacttttttttttttactgtgttctttcccagctttattgaggtataattgacaaataaactTGTAGGACATTTAAAGCATATGGCATGACGATTTGGTGTACATATACACTGAAAGGATCCCCCTGTCAAATTAAGTAATCAGTTGTGATACTTATCTCACATATTTTTGCTTGTTGTTGAGAGCATTTAAGTTCTTCTCTCTTAAGCAAATTTCAGTTATCCAATACAGTGTTATCAGTTACAGTCACTACGTTaaacattagatcctcagacctcaTTCATCTTATACtcgaaagtttgtacccttttaccagcctctccctgtttcccctaccccccagcccctggtaactactTTTCCACTCTTGGTGTCTGAGTGgaactttctgtttgttttagattccccATATAAATGACATCATCTGACAGCTTTTgaagaaatatgttttcattcatttacatagtATAATGAAATTCAATATAGAAAGTtaagaaaatacaggaaacaagtttttatttaacttgtttttaaaaataggtaatataATTTACATGGTATAAAAGTCAAGTTATAGAAGTGTATGCTGTGAAAATTATTCATCCTGCCCACTCTTTGAACACCCCTTACTCCCAACTCCTATCCAGTCCAGTTCCCTCCCTAGATAAAACTATGGTTACCAGTTACTTGTTTATCTTTCAGAGATACTCTAAAGcaaggttttaaaaagaaacttgaaatttcCATGTTGCTAAGGAAGCTAGCAAAGGATTCATGATTTGCCCCTCCCCAAGTCTCATTTGTATACTGGTAACATCACATAAGAGCTGCAAAGGTAGAACACAACAAAATATGAATCAATGATTCGTCAGATCACAGGAGTAATTCCCACCAACCCCAAACATAAGGCTGGCCATGAGGAAGGGCAGCGAGGCCAGGCAGGATGACAGGAAGTAGGGATTATCTCAGGGTAAGATGACAGGTGATCTGTTTTTCCTGGAGTATAGAATTACAGTGCTCACTCCTACCTACTTCTCTGCTTCTGGGACCATAGGGAGATTTCAGTTCCCTGACACTTAAAATTAGGTGGGCCCATGATGTGGCTATTTCTAGCCAAAGGGTTATGAGGCCAAAGCATTTAATTGCAGAGGACAGCCCCTTCAGTGTTCTCTTCTCCTGCCACAGGGAATACAGAGGCCATGTGTTCCAGATGGTACAGCTTGAAATGGTGGGGCCTCTTTCAACCTGGGTCCTTGAGTGACTGTGTGGAGGAAAGCCCCTGATGATGCACAGTGGATGTATGGTATACGCAAGAAATTAAAGTCTGTCATATTAAGCTGCAAAGATTTTGTGATTATTTCCTATGGCCTATCTGAACACATTTCCatagaatttgaaatttttcaacaGCATGTATtatttatcagaattttaaaaagctatagaagaaaacaactttgaaaagcAACAGTGCAAATGTCAGaaaattggtaaaataaaaactcagttttAATTCCCAATACATTAACTGCCTTTGCATTGTTTTgttctgattttctttatatttgtctaTATTGGGAAAGAAGGTCTCAATTCAATGACCTACTAAGTTTCTACCTTAAATAAAGGGtgaattaaacccaaagtaagctAAAGGAAGGCACtaagagcagaaaacaatgaagtttataaaacaaacagaacaaccagtgaaccaaaagctggttccttggaaaaacaacaacaacgaattGATAAAACTTCAGCCAAACTAAGAAGAACCTAACAAAATCAGGAAAGAGAGGACCTCACTACAGATCCTacaaacattaaaaggataataagggactgttatgaataattttaatgaGACTACTGTCACAGGACATAAATTTCTGGAAGGACACTACCAAATCTCATTCAAAAAGATCCCTAACAATCTCTATTAAACCGATATTGCacttaaaaaccttcccacaaagaaaacctaGGCTCAATGTAGATGAATTCTattaacatttaaggaagaaataccaaacttgaaagaaaacagaagatagaAATACCTCCTAACTTCTTTTACCAGACCGgaatcaccctgataccaaaagcaaaaacatttgaagaaaactaAATTATAAATCAACATCCCTCAAGAACAGAGTCaaaaacccttaacaaaatattatcaaattaaaCCCATCgatacatatataaagaatatacCCTAATACATCACAGCCAATGCAAGCttggtttaacattagaaaatcaatgtAACGTAATTCACTatgttaacagaataaaggagaaaaactgtaTGATCACCTGAATtgacacagaaaaagcacttaacaaaatCCAACATGATTAAAACTtccacaaacaaaaaataagagggAACTTGGCAACCAGATAAAAAGCAGCTGTGATAAACCTAAAACCTACATCTAACGTCATGCTTAGTGATGAAAGAATGGCCATTTACCCCCCTAAGATCCACCCTtcactcaacattttttttagaacCCCTATCCAGTGCAGTAATGCCttaagaggaaataaaagccatgaagactggaaagaaagaagtaaaactgtaatCATGGATCACGTACTTAGAAAATCTAAATCTATAATAAAGCTACTAAAAGTAACAAGTaaatttagcaaggttgcaggttttttaaaaatcgtaTTTCTAGACACGTGATaaacaactgaaaaatgaaataacattttagtggtagcattaaaaatatgaaacatttaggGATAAATTTGACAAAGCACATGCAAGACAgtattctgaaaattttaaacaatacggaaagaaactgaagatctAGACCAATGAAGTTATATACACCATGGGTTGGAAGACTCAGtgtattttttggttgttgaaaCTGGCAGGCTGATTCTacaatttatatagaaatgtaaaggaCTGAGCagagccaaaataatttttaagaacaacaaagttggaggacttatactacctgattttaagacttgtTATAAAGgcacagaaagagggaagaggggatGGTATCAGCATTAAGGATAGTCCTATAAATCAGTGAAACAGAAGAGGatccagaaatagacacacacattTATGGTCACTTGATTTTCAAAAGCAAGGTAATTCAATGGGGCAAAGGACAGCCTCTTCTAAAAATGATGCTGTAAAGTGGATATCCATATGGGAAAAATTAcatcacatcatacacaaaaataaactcagaatggataagactaaatgtgtgtgtggggagggagatgggtgaagtaggtgatggggattaccTACTGTTggctgttgtatggaagtgctgaaatcactgtattgtacacctgaaactattattatatataccatatgttaactagctggaatttaaataaaaacttaaaaagacttaaaaatgccaatgtgaaatggaaatttctggaagaaaaaagcaaatcgTTGTGATCCTGGGTGGGTGTCCTCggcctgccataacaaattaACCACCgggtggctcaaaacaacaggAATGtgttctcacagttctagaagccaGAAGACTGAAGTGTCAGCCACGTCACACTCCCTTTGAAGGCCCCCGAGAATGCTCCTcatctcttccagcttctgatggCCGCTGGAGATCCGTggccaatctctgcctctgtctttacaTGGCCTTCTCCGGTGTGTCCGCTCTTTGTAAGAACACTACTGCATTTAGGTCTACCTTAATCCTATATGACCtcaccttaattacatctgcaaaaacctAGTTCCAAATAAGGCTGCattccaggtggacatgaattttggggggatcCTAGTCAATCCACTAAAGTAGGCATAGCTTTTCTTAGGACATCCATGTGCATATACACAAATTGAAAAACTGGgcttgttaaaaaagaaatacttctctTTAAAAGCATagttaagaaacagaaaaggaaagctacagactgggagaaaatataataaagatgtgACCAGTGACTTGAATCCAGAATGTAAAAGGATTCATACACATGTAAAAGGACTCTTACAACTCGGTAAGACAATTAGCCCATTagcaaaatgggcaaaaggttCGAACAGACACACTGAGCAGacacaaatgcaaatgaaaaccacaatgagatgctgTTGCACACCCACAAGAACAGTAACATTTAGAAGAACTGACAGTACATGTGCGGCAAGGAAGTAGAAGGACCAGACCTCTCAAACACTGCTCACTTTGGAGCCTTCTGACAATGTTAAACATTCAATTACCATTTCATCCagctatttacccaagagaaatgaaaacagatgtccacaaaatgtgtacacaaatgtgtacagcagctttattcaccaTGGGTCCAAACTGGAAATGTTTCGTATGTCCATCAATAGGAGGATGAATGAACAGATTGTAGTGTACCCATATAATGTACTtctcagcaagaaaaaggaatgaataaaaaggATATATGCTACACAGGGATAAATCTCAGAAATGTGCTGAATGAAAAGAACCTGATACAAGAGTACAGACGGCAAGATTCCATGGAATTccagaagaacaaaacaaatccatGCTCCAGACAGACCATCAGTGGAAATCTGGGGCAAGGGGGCACCAGGGAGCTTTCCGTAGAGATGCAAATGTTCTATACTTGGGATTGAGGTGCTGGTTCAACAAGaggatacatttttcaaaattcaaactGTACCCTGAAAatgagtgtttttatttcttaaggatGTTCATCTCACAGTACTGGATATACGAGTGGAAGCccagaattaatttaaatatccaacaataaggggcacctgggtggctcagtcgttaagcgtctgccttcggctcaggtcatgatcccggggtcctggaatcgagccccgcatcgggctccctgctcggcaggaagcctgcttctccctctcccactccccctgcttgtgttccctctctcgctgtgtctctatcaaataaataaaatctttaaaagtaaataaataaatatccaacaATAAGAAATTGTCTATATAAATTATGATACAATTTCCAATGAAAGATGGCATTTTGAATAAATGCAATTACCTCTACTTGCTCTCATAATGCCACGAAACTAACAGTAAATTGAATTTGTACCTGATTCTAAAACGAACAAGCAAACCTAATTTGTTACATGTTGATGACACTAGAGAACCAAGTCACTATGTTTTTAAACTGGT
Proteins encoded in this window:
- the GPR160 gene encoding probable G-protein coupled receptor 160; amino-acid sequence: MTALSSENCSFQYQLHQANQPLDGNCLLFLIILGKILLNILTLGMRRKITYQNFMEYFCISLAFIDLLLLVNISIISYFRDFVLLGIRFTKYHICLFTQIISFTYGFLHYPVFLIACIDYYLNFSKTTKLAFKCQKLFYFFIVILIWISVLAYVLGDPAIYQSLKAQNVYSYQCPFYISIQSYWLSFSMVVILFMAFLTSWSEVTALVQAVRMTSYMNETILYFPFSSHCSYTLSSKKTLLPKFIICFLGTWLPFVLLQVIILLLKVQIPAFIEMNIPWLYFVNSFLIATVYWFNCHKLNLRDITLPVDPFVNWKCCFIPLTIHNLEQIEKPISIIIC